In Acidimicrobiia bacterium, a single window of DNA contains:
- a CDS encoding PadR family transcriptional regulator encodes MEVEVGIKEGLLCLLVKNEGHGYQLKQDLESATGDTWQVNIGQVYTTLQRLERDGLATSHSPDADGRVTYSVTDDGRVVAKEWMAQPVDLAAAGRDEISLKLLMALVSGVEHPRRVIEVQRGSIMGLLQDYTALKSDNLNDDFAWLLYLDRLIFSAEAELRWLERVESRLDDLPAFSPRVGETESAESMEVTQ; translated from the coding sequence ATGGAGGTTGAAGTGGGGATCAAGGAAGGTCTGCTTTGTCTTCTCGTCAAGAACGAAGGACATGGGTACCAGCTCAAGCAAGACCTGGAGTCCGCCACCGGTGACACCTGGCAGGTGAATATCGGCCAGGTCTACACGACATTGCAGCGCTTGGAGCGTGACGGACTCGCAACGAGCCACTCCCCGGACGCAGACGGTCGGGTCACCTACTCGGTCACCGATGATGGTCGAGTGGTCGCCAAGGAATGGATGGCTCAACCAGTCGATCTTGCAGCCGCGGGTCGCGACGAGATCTCGCTGAAGCTTCTCATGGCGTTGGTCTCTGGTGTCGAGCATCCGCGCCGGGTGATCGAGGTTCAACGTGGCTCGATCATGGGTTTGCTTCAGGACTACACGGCACTCAAGTCCGACAACCTGAACGACGATTTCGCCTGGTTGCTCTATCTGGATCGTCTCATCTTCAGCGCCGAGGCGGAACTCCGCTGGCTCGAGCGGGTGGAGTCGAGGCTCGATGATCTACCGGCGTTTTCGCCAAGGGTCGGGGAAACAGAATCGGCAGAATCGATGGAGGTGACCCAGTGA
- a CDS encoding VOC family protein gives MAAPRISGIILDVLDGGRAAAFWSGVFEVEVAFEFDEFVFFDVDDIHLVLQVVPDPKTVKNRAHFDLTSDDPTELIERVTALGGSVVSAVDKPSYALTVLADPDGNEFCVSRQPSAGLV, from the coding sequence ATGGCGGCGCCCCGTATCAGCGGCATCATCCTCGACGTTTTGGACGGAGGGCGAGCGGCGGCGTTCTGGTCAGGGGTGTTCGAAGTGGAAGTCGCTTTCGAGTTCGATGAATTCGTGTTCTTCGACGTCGACGATATCCATCTGGTGCTCCAGGTGGTTCCCGACCCGAAGACCGTCAAGAACCGGGCCCACTTCGACCTGACGAGCGACGACCCGACTGAACTCATCGAGCGGGTCACTGCCCTCGGCGGTTCAGTGGTATCAGCAGTCGACAAACCGTCATACGCTCTGACGGTCCTGGCCGATCCCGACGGAAACGAATTCTGTGTTTCGCGCCAACCCTCTGCCGGCCTCGTCTGA
- a CDS encoding ABC transporter permease has translation MTGRRAALKVATRNARRNRRRTIFLILLVAVPVGFGVVVAGIVRAGSLTPEESAQSYFGSADARVYEQTPVPGVRDWVLRTLGEQSTEVAITEIRGASLRLPGVGFTWLSDLDLAEPVTKGLLVLLAGDTPHSDGEVAISPTLAGALGVEVGDRVEFGDLPFGELEVVGLVSRPFSSESSDILIRPGGLLAVGDSAEVRVESSLLLSGPGAEDAAGQLQALWYDEGQRLFWPEPAVDPKPAEIEFLDDQTYLMLTESEILELVDLVDETGAAGGDSVTAVYQLVAEMTYGTGRLSGVPDLFVDTRSQWLATGSLIDDPGVVSTGASAVVLVEVAFITGAAFAAGTRRRLREIGLMGANGASEKQVRTAVLGEALTIGSLGATLGVLLGIGVLVLGRPLLQRFVSRVMVGVGVSVTDVVGPVVVALVSVLLAVWIPARTASKVPITTALQGRMPVLAPRKWIVPVGAGCSALGVLLISVSLASESWLANGLVGVGAAFLVGGVALTASPILALVSKMADRVPAASRLVLRDSGRNRTRSAVAVAAVMVILLAPIIAMVVATTTAKKDLVYGLPSPSNHLVLAGSSTSDAFNRYPITGTDVAAVVAIVAERAVAVFDTLDLRVATNEMILIQAKASEQGESVFVVNFVDGNAVAVGTEDLLLALDDPGITTSIGAGEIVVLGIEDKPTKVSLNSREYPAHEYPVAITQWTMPRVLIPQSMVSRFSDAASRPMALLVLERPPTNDEYDQMSALGLVVSGGSNGISEGAIYLIAGAASLLVVLIVVALVTAVSAAEVDEELRTIVAVGAPGAFRRRFLGLLTGYQTLVAMLLAVPLGLGLVWVFSSAQNFVYAGPFGLVQASAVTVPWPPIALFATVLPIIIGVLTLISVRSAPVTPPRRAT, from the coding sequence ATGACCGGGAGACGGGCTGCCCTCAAGGTGGCGACCAGAAATGCCAGACGCAACCGAAGACGCACCATCTTCCTGATCCTTCTGGTCGCCGTCCCGGTCGGCTTCGGGGTCGTGGTTGCCGGGATCGTCAGGGCCGGCTCTCTGACTCCGGAGGAAAGCGCGCAATCGTACTTCGGGTCGGCCGACGCCAGAGTGTACGAACAAACGCCGGTTCCCGGAGTGCGCGACTGGGTCCTCAGGACACTTGGTGAGCAGTCAACTGAGGTCGCCATCACCGAGATTAGGGGCGCCAGTCTGCGACTCCCCGGAGTCGGCTTTACCTGGCTCTCGGATCTCGATCTTGCTGAGCCCGTCACAAAGGGCCTTCTGGTCCTCCTGGCGGGCGATACCCCGCATAGCGATGGCGAGGTCGCGATATCCCCGACGCTGGCCGGGGCGTTAGGGGTGGAGGTCGGCGACAGAGTCGAGTTCGGAGACCTGCCTTTTGGAGAGCTGGAAGTCGTGGGTCTGGTGAGCCGGCCGTTCTCATCTGAAAGCTCGGACATCCTGATTCGTCCCGGTGGCTTGCTGGCCGTCGGCGACAGCGCCGAAGTTCGGGTCGAGTCGAGTCTTCTTTTGAGCGGCCCTGGGGCGGAAGATGCTGCCGGTCAACTACAAGCTCTCTGGTACGACGAGGGCCAGCGGTTGTTTTGGCCCGAACCTGCCGTGGACCCAAAGCCGGCAGAGATCGAGTTCCTCGACGACCAGACGTACCTTATGTTGACTGAATCGGAGATCCTTGAACTGGTTGATCTCGTCGATGAGACCGGGGCGGCTGGTGGTGACTCGGTAACGGCGGTCTACCAACTGGTGGCTGAAATGACCTACGGAACCGGGCGACTGAGCGGCGTGCCGGACCTTTTTGTCGATACCCGCAGCCAGTGGCTCGCCACGGGCAGCTTGATCGACGACCCAGGAGTCGTCTCGACGGGTGCTTCAGCCGTGGTTCTAGTGGAAGTGGCCTTCATCACCGGTGCGGCGTTTGCCGCTGGGACCCGACGGCGTCTCCGTGAGATTGGCCTGATGGGAGCGAATGGAGCGTCGGAAAAACAGGTTCGGACCGCGGTACTCGGAGAGGCCCTCACGATCGGATCGCTCGGGGCCACGCTCGGAGTGCTGCTCGGTATCGGCGTCTTGGTATTGGGGCGACCCTTGCTCCAACGGTTTGTATCCAGGGTCATGGTCGGAGTGGGGGTTAGCGTCACCGACGTTGTTGGCCCCGTAGTAGTCGCTCTGGTTTCCGTTCTCCTGGCTGTGTGGATTCCGGCCCGGACGGCTTCCAAGGTGCCGATCACCACCGCACTCCAAGGGCGGATGCCGGTACTTGCCCCTCGCAAGTGGATCGTCCCGGTTGGGGCAGGCTGCTCGGCACTCGGCGTGCTCTTGATTTCCGTCTCCCTTGCCTCGGAGAGTTGGTTGGCCAACGGGCTGGTAGGTGTCGGGGCCGCCTTTCTGGTAGGTGGCGTGGCGTTGACGGCCAGTCCCATCCTGGCCCTGGTGAGCAAGATGGCCGACCGGGTTCCCGCAGCCAGCCGGTTGGTCCTCCGCGACTCAGGACGCAATCGAACCCGGTCAGCCGTGGCTGTCGCCGCCGTGATGGTGATTCTTCTCGCTCCGATAATTGCGATGGTCGTTGCTACGACCACGGCGAAAAAGGACCTCGTCTATGGGTTGCCATCCCCGAGCAACCATCTGGTGCTGGCGGGTTCGTCTACCAGCGACGCCTTCAACCGTTACCCGATCACGGGCACCGACGTGGCGGCGGTGGTGGCCATCGTTGCTGAGCGGGCGGTCGCCGTCTTTGATACGTTGGATCTACGAGTGGCCACCAATGAGATGATCTTGATCCAGGCGAAAGCATCAGAGCAGGGCGAATCGGTCTTCGTTGTCAACTTCGTAGATGGCAACGCTGTGGCGGTCGGAACCGAAGACTTGCTTTTGGCGCTGGATGATCCTGGCATCACAACCTCGATTGGGGCCGGCGAAATCGTCGTGCTGGGGATCGAAGACAAACCTACCAAGGTCAGCCTCAATAGCCGCGAATACCCGGCGCATGAATACCCGGTAGCCATAACTCAATGGACCATGCCCCGGGTGCTGATCCCCCAGTCGATGGTGTCGCGGTTTTCCGACGCGGCGAGTAGGCCCATGGCTCTCCTGGTTCTCGAACGGCCGCCGACCAACGATGAGTACGACCAGATGTCAGCCCTCGGTCTTGTGGTCAGCGGCGGAAGTAATGGCATCAGTGAGGGGGCCATCTATCTGATCGCCGGAGCGGCCTCGTTGCTGGTCGTTCTGATCGTGGTGGCACTGGTTACGGCGGTCTCGGCGGCCGAGGTCGACGAAGAGCTTCGTACGATCGTGGCAGTAGGTGCCCCCGGAGCGTTCCGCAGGCGTTTTCTTGGGCTTCTGACCGGTTATCAGACGCTGGTGGCAATGCTCCTGGCGGTTCCACTCGGTCTCGGGTTGGTCTGGGTGTTTAGTTCGGCGCAGAACTTTGTTTACGCAGGACCCTTCGGCCTCGTGCAGGCATCGGCGGTGACGGTGCCCTGGCCGCCAATAGCTCTGTTCGCGACGGTGCTCCCCATCATCATTGGCGTCCTGACCCTGATCTCGGTCCGGTCGGCACCGGTCACCCCACCTCGTCGGGCTACCTGA
- a CDS encoding ABC transporter ATP-binding protein, with protein sequence MRRLGKTHGVGAQRVDALVSIDLDLLPGELVAITGRSGSGKTTLLNMAGALDEPTTGEVIVDGQNLATLSKKELARVRRVSVGYVFQQFNLLPSLTAAENISLPLELDGMKPALARELAEKSLDEVELGGMADRYPDQLSGGEQQRVAIARGLVGPRSVLLADEPTGALDEATSESILKLIRSRCDAGAAALLVTHEPAYAAWADRVVRLRDGRVEGISVRSKTPSTTADLA encoded by the coding sequence ATGCGCCGCCTTGGCAAGACCCATGGGGTAGGTGCCCAGCGAGTCGATGCGCTGGTCAGTATTGACCTCGACCTCCTACCGGGGGAACTCGTGGCGATCACCGGTCGCTCTGGATCCGGAAAAACAACCCTGCTCAACATGGCGGGCGCCCTCGACGAACCAACCACTGGGGAGGTTATTGTCGATGGTCAGAATCTCGCCACACTGTCAAAGAAAGAACTGGCCCGGGTCCGGCGGGTCTCGGTTGGCTACGTGTTCCAACAGTTCAACCTGCTTCCGTCATTGACGGCTGCCGAGAACATTTCCCTGCCGCTTGAGCTTGACGGGATGAAGCCGGCCCTCGCTCGGGAATTGGCGGAAAAGTCGCTGGACGAAGTAGAGCTGGGCGGCATGGCGGACCGCTATCCGGACCAGCTATCGGGCGGTGAACAACAGCGAGTGGCGATTGCCCGCGGTCTGGTCGGCCCTCGCTCCGTGCTTCTCGCCGACGAACCGACCGGCGCCCTTGATGAAGCGACCAGCGAGTCGATCTTGAAGCTAATCCGGAGCCGGTGTGATGCCGGAGCGGCTGCCTTGTTGGTCACCCACGAACCGGCCTACGCCGCCTGGGCTGATCGGGTGGTTCGTCTCCGTGATGGGCGGGTGGAAGGGATCTCGGTTCGGTCGAAGACCCCGTCGACGACTGCTGACCTCGCATGA
- a CDS encoding molybdopterin-dependent oxidoreductase, with protein MKKTRLTTPLVRRNGILEPATWDEALDAAAVGLAEHTGTSYGMFSCSKATNEMNFMAQKFARVVMGSNNVDSCNRTUHAPSVAGLAAVLGAGGGTSSYEEIETTDLIVLWGSNARNAHPIFFHHLLKGVRNGAKMYAVDPRLTSSAKFADVWLGIDVGSDIALANTIGREIIAAGLVNEAFVAHSTMDFDAYKAGVEEWTLERGEEVTGVPAEIIKQLAHDYAAAETAQICWTLGITEHQNGTDNVIALISLALLTGHVGRYGSGLVPIRGQNNVQGGGDMGALPNKLPGFQDIEDGEARGKFDAMWGVEVPSSPGKHISLMFEAMEAGELTALYVIGENPAQSEADTAHVRKLLGDLEFIVVQDIFLTATAELADVVFPAAAGWAESDGTSTSSERRVQRIRKAINPPGQARDDLEILSALAEKMGHGWGYPTAKEVWDELRLLSPVHAGMSYERLESEGGLQWPCPSLDHPGTLFLHAWLWDEVLPPRGPAPFIPVKWVPPVDPLSEEFPIRLTTGRALDSYNTGVQSGGYRSPIRKGAVLEICEEDGTNWDIREGETVKISSRRGAIEVPVIYADSLRPGLTFMTFHHPDEADVNQLTLDAWDPKSGTAE; from the coding sequence ATGAAGAAGACACGTTTGACCACTCCCCTGGTCCGGCGCAACGGCATTTTGGAGCCAGCTACCTGGGACGAAGCCCTCGATGCGGCCGCGGTCGGGTTGGCAGAACACACGGGGACGTCCTACGGGATGTTCTCGTGTTCAAAAGCGACCAACGAAATGAACTTCATGGCCCAGAAGTTCGCCAGGGTCGTCATGGGTTCGAACAACGTCGACTCGTGTAACCGAACCTGACATGCTCCTTCGGTCGCCGGTCTGGCGGCTGTTCTCGGAGCTGGCGGAGGAACTTCGTCGTACGAAGAAATCGAAACCACAGATCTCATCGTCCTGTGGGGTTCGAACGCGCGTAACGCCCATCCCATCTTTTTTCATCACCTCCTCAAAGGCGTCCGTAACGGCGCCAAGATGTACGCGGTCGATCCGCGTCTCACATCGTCGGCCAAATTCGCCGACGTATGGTTGGGCATCGACGTCGGGTCAGACATCGCACTCGCCAATACGATCGGCCGGGAGATCATCGCCGCCGGGCTTGTCAACGAAGCGTTCGTGGCCCACTCGACCATGGACTTCGACGCCTATAAGGCCGGCGTCGAGGAATGGACGCTGGAACGAGGCGAAGAAGTCACGGGCGTCCCGGCCGAGATCATCAAACAACTCGCCCATGACTACGCCGCCGCCGAAACCGCCCAAATCTGCTGGACGCTTGGGATCACCGAACACCAGAACGGAACCGACAACGTGATCGCCCTCATCAGCCTGGCTCTGCTGACCGGCCACGTCGGACGGTACGGCTCCGGCCTGGTGCCGATCCGGGGACAGAACAATGTCCAGGGTGGCGGTGATATGGGGGCTTTGCCCAACAAGCTTCCCGGGTTCCAGGACATCGAAGACGGCGAGGCTCGCGGCAAGTTCGACGCGATGTGGGGCGTGGAAGTTCCTTCCTCACCGGGCAAACACATCTCCCTCATGTTCGAAGCAATGGAAGCCGGCGAACTGACGGCTCTCTATGTGATCGGGGAGAACCCCGCCCAATCCGAAGCCGACACGGCTCACGTCCGAAAACTGCTTGGCGATCTTGAGTTCATCGTGGTCCAGGACATCTTCCTCACCGCCACTGCCGAACTGGCCGACGTGGTCTTTCCGGCCGCAGCCGGGTGGGCAGAGAGCGACGGAACCTCGACGTCATCTGAGCGACGGGTCCAGCGCATCCGCAAGGCAATCAATCCGCCCGGCCAAGCCCGTGACGATCTCGAGATCCTCAGCGCACTGGCTGAGAAAATGGGTCATGGTTGGGGCTATCCCACCGCCAAGGAAGTCTGGGACGAACTGCGCTTGCTTTCCCCCGTGCACGCCGGGATGTCCTACGAACGTCTGGAAAGCGAAGGTGGCCTGCAATGGCCCTGCCCGTCGCTCGATCACCCCGGCACGCTCTTTCTCCACGCCTGGCTATGGGACGAAGTTCTTCCTCCTCGCGGGCCGGCCCCCTTCATCCCGGTGAAATGGGTGCCGCCGGTCGATCCGTTGTCCGAGGAATTTCCGATCCGTTTGACCACCGGACGAGCCCTGGATTCGTACAACACCGGGGTCCAGTCCGGTGGTTACCGCTCCCCCATTCGCAAGGGCGCCGTCCTGGAGATCTGCGAGGAAGACGGAACCAACTGGGACATTCGTGAGGGCGAAACGGTCAAGATCAGCTCTCGTCGAGGGGCCATCGAGGTGCCAGTCATCTATGCGGATTCACTTCGACCTGGTCTCACCTTCATGACGTTCCACCATCCGGACGAGGCAGACGTCAACCAATTGACGCTCGACGCCTGGGACCCCAAGTCTGGAACCGCAGAATT